TATTACAGCCAAGCCTCCAATGGGTATTGCTCACCATGTTGGAAGGGCCATTGAGAAAGGAACTTTCGCCGATATGCTTGATCCAGCGGTACCAAATTGGCCAGTTGAAGAGGCTTTATCATTTGCTCAATTAGCACTCAAGTGTGTGGAGCTGAGAAAGAGGGACAGACCAGATCTTGGCACTATCATAGTGCCGGAACTTAACCGATTAAGAGACTTGGGAAGTAGCTCTGACTCGCATAGCCATGGATGCCAGGGTAACAGCGGTGGTTATAGCAGTGATGGTAACACCGGTGCTAATGGTCGCAGTTCGAGGTCGATGCTGTCAGCAGATAGTCAGGTTTGAGACTTATCTATCATTCACATTAAATTAGATGCATTGCTTGAAAAGTTTATGTATTTCAAATCATAGCCAAATAAACAGAAGAAACAGGAATAGTTACAAGAACGTCTTCAGACAAGTGACTATTACTCAAAACCTGGTTTACTTACATAGTTTTGTTGTGTAATGGCTAGGAATCATTGACTAAGACTGCAAATTCTGACCCTTAAGAAACGGCAAACTGTAATGAAGATGGCACTAACTGAAGTTCCAACATAGATTGAAGGACTGAGAGAAAGAAACTGCTTGCATCTAAAGAGAAACAAGATGAAGAGGGATGGATGGATGCTGGATTATACAATATAACATAGGAATGTGTATATTTACAGGATCATTTTAGTACTTACAAAAAGCTGCTTTCGGAAATTAAGCCTTATTAAAATTACTTCATGTCTGTGCTTGCAGAACAATTagcagcttttttttttttttttaatttatctttaagaATTGAAAACTTACTTCCCGTCTTATATTTAGATGTATAATATATGAAAGTCGTTCATTAGTATCACAAATCATAATGATACACACTGAATCATCTAATAACACAggtatttttttcttgttctgGATGAACATGGCCTGACAATTAGTTCCAAGCTGGCCTATAACAATTAGTTCCAACTCATACAAAATGCTGCTACAAGCAAAGAATTCCCTAGAAAGCTGCAATGAGGAAAAGGAGAATCAGGAGAGCCCTCTTATGAAAGAAAAGCACAAACAATGAATAAAGTTTTAAGGGTGACATATTAAGCAAAGTTGAACTTATGATAAGAAAAAAGGTATAGAATGGTATTACCAACCAAGTTCAGCTTTGGATTCCCCCCTGCCATGAAAGCGAAAGCTTCAAAAGCCAAGCAGATTAGCACTAATGTATTTTTAACCATCTCATTCGATGTCTACTTTTTTTCAGTAGTATGATGTAATGCAATTATATTTGAAGGGTTACCAATTTCAAGCTATTTAGTAATCAATGCTACCTAGTGTTATTATGTGTCCAAAATATTGGCCATTTCGTTGTTTAATCCGATCGatttaacaattgaaaaaaaaaaaaagttgtggAAGTAAATCTTTCACTTTACAGCAAAGCATCATAAACCATCATTAAGGAAGAATCTAAACCAGACTTTTAGAAGAGCCATACACACGCTTGTATAAAGGTGCGTAGTTTTCATTTGGCATTTGTGTCGATAAAGCTTCAGAACATATAGCCATAACTGGTTTCTTTCAACTTATGTTAcaagaaaactaaagaaatggTGATGGGTCGAGTTTTCCAAGGAAGCAAATGGCTGAAAATAGGGATCATGGGCATGATCATGCTGGCTAGAGTAACATCCGAGCATGAAATGGGGACACCATCAGACGGGTCACTATGCATCAGCGAATGCACAACATGTCCAGTCATTTGTTCACCGCCACCTCCGTCGCAGCTGAAGTCGTTTTCACCACCGTCACCATCAGTTCACGACTCACCACCTGAACCTGATTACATCCCACCACAATTACCTGACTCTCAATGCTCACCACCACCATTAGAATCGGTATCACTTCCATCTCCAtctccacctccacctccaccaCGGCCACCCTCACCCCCGCCACCACCAGCACCTTCATCGTATTCCTCAAAGGCTAGTCCACCACCACCTCGTTTTGAGTACTTCTACAACGCACCTAATGGTCAAGGGCCACCTGCAATAGTAGGACCAATCCAGTATCCCTATCCTTACTACTATGTATCAAAGGCTTCCCCTCTTTCTTTTCAGGCATCCTTGTCACTTGTAATGCTGTTTTGTTTCACTGTTTTGTTATTGCGTTGTTGAAGGGTTGACGTTTATATGTTCTTTTATGGGGAGTAATGGTATCTCACAGGTAAATGTAGAGAAATCAGGAAGCCATTTGGCCTGTTCATTTTTTATGCTCGTTTATCATTCTATTTCTGGGGATGTTTAgacataaattaattataatatatcaGGTTTTTGTTATTCCTCATTTGTTTGGAACTTGTGCAAGTGTTCTTAATCTGTTCAtctatcataaatttaaaacttagcAACAATAATCACAATTCCTAAAAATTAGTTTTCATGATTATAAAGCATAAAGAATACCTATTAAGCTAATTAAAACATTTCatcataatttacataaaatgaattaatgtaTATACATTGACGGTAGAATTTTaagatgattaaaaataaatgatatatttcatttttaatcccttaatttgtaaaattaaataactcaaTCTATACTTTAATTCTGCATTTTCTAAGttcaaaaaacaaacaaataaactcCAAATTACAGTCTGATGTTCATCTTCGTAAGACTAGTTTAGGTTGGAatcagtaaaaataaaaaaataattataataatacattaaCACAGCGTTTTGtaagttaaaaaaaaggggTCTAAATCGGGTACCCGCCAGAATGCTGACATGGCCTGATATGATCAAGCTAACCGCTAACTCCTCGGAAGTCGGAGACTCACTACCAAAAAGTCATCCGGATCCAGAAATGTTCTAACTGGAAAAGAAGCTGTAGCAAACTAAAGTTGTAccgacttttttttttttcaatctccTTTAAACCAAATTCCGGATCTGTTCCAGGATCCAGCAAACCATAATTTGGCAATGGTAATGGAGCTACAGAATGGAGACATCGCCGTTTCCCTATCAGCGTCAGTGGCCTCCGCCATGGCCAGTCTCCTCCCTCTCGCTTCCGTTTCTCAACAGCCTTACGTCTCCGAGCTCCTCTCCTTCACTCTCGATCGCCTCCATAAGGACATAAGGTCTCTCTTCCTTTTTTCCTATTGTctttcttgttttcttcttttctttgtataAGTTGTTTGATACTGAATTAAGTTTATTGTTCCTGAATGAGAAAGGAACCGGAGCTTCTTCGAGTTGACACGGAGAGGATTCAGAGGCAAATGCTAGAAGTGGCGGTTGGTAATTATCGCGCTTTCATCTCTGCTGCGGATGCGTTGGTTGCGATCAAAGAGGAAGTACCTTCTATCAATAAGCATCTTGAATCGATGGTAATGACCCTACTTTTTCAATTCATTTGAGCTATGGTGTTATGTAACTGAATAATAGTGGTACAGGCCACCTAGTGAATCTCAATTATACCGGTTACCTTTGCTAATTAATATGAGTAAGAgcaaaaaacttgaaaaatagcTTCAATTATCTTGTGTTAGAAAGTATCTTTGGATAAAGCATGAGGGCATAcactgtgttttttttttttggttttcctAATGTGTTTGCTTCTCTTTCTCTGTCCCCATATTTATAATGGTGAAAGAAGGCAGAACTTGTACATCGGGTAAAGTTACTCTACTTAAGAGGAGGAATCAATCACAATATCTCATGGCTTTTCAGATAACTGTGATCCCAAACCTGACATCCGGTTGCACAGAGTTTGTTGAATCTGCAGAACATATCTTGGAGAAGAGGAAGATGAATCAGACTCTGCTAGCAAATCATAGTACTTTGCTCGACTTGCTTGAGATTCCTCAGCTTATGGACACTTATGTgcttgaataaattgtaaatgttattgAGACATTAATTGCTTCGAATGCACATTCTAGGatgcataattaaattcaaaatttctgCAGATGTGTACGAAATGGCAATTATGATGAAGCTCTGGACTTGGAAGCATTTGTTTGCAAGCTCTCAACCTTGCAccctaagggtgggtttggatgggcgcggtgcggtgcgtttagcttactttttgtctcacgctacagcatcgctacagtatctaatctcaccgcctccgttgtttttacactaaccgttaataggtaaacgcaccgcccatccaaactcaccctaagtgAGTTAACTCCTATTATTTCCTTGTCAACTTTAGAAGACAATTGAGCGAGCTTTGCTTTTCCCTTCTTAAGAAGATTACCTGTTATTCAAGCAGTGGCTGTAGAAGTTAGGCAGACAACCCCATCGCTGCTCTCTCAGCTTCTCCAGAAGCTTCGCTCTAATATTCAGGTATTTATTTGCAAGCAATgagtgaaattttattttacttggaATTTAGTGAAGTACATGGTCCATGTATTGCAGTTACTGGAATGTCTTCTAATTATTGGATATTTACGCCGAATAGGAGTGTTTGGCGAGTATGAAATGCGATTGCAGGTAACTTTTTGCACAGCTACTTCATCAATTTCCATCTCCGTTCCCTTATTTCTTTTTGGTCTTCATCATGTGTTGAAGTAATTGAGGgagcaaatataaaataacaaataataaaagggAGGGactgaataaaaagaaaataaaacaaacttggATACATAGAAAATAACACCAAAACTTAAGAAACCATTTACTTccacttttattttccttttaactcGTGGATATAAATGAAGAAATTCATGGCCCATTTATAAGCTTCCTAAGCCGGTTTAGACTAGATATACATAcgtgtaatattattttaatttatggatAAGATTATATGATGATAAGTTCAAAAGTTCtctaaaacaatgaaaaagattgcaaaagaaaagaatcggTGACTTCAACACTTTCTCTCATCAAACTTTTCTAACTCATTATTGTTTTTATGTCATCTTAGGATCAACAATTTAATTAGAAGAATCCAATCTTTCATatacgaaattaaaataaaatatattcgtataaaaattaaattatcgaTAATGTATCTCCATATGTTTCATTCATGagtgaaaatcaaaattttcattaattaaattagtgctTAATTGTTGCAATTCAATTGaaatagcataaaaaaattatagtaaaaaagaaaagtcGATGAGGGAAGTGTTGAAGTCACCGACTTCTCTCTTTCCCGATCTTTCTTACCGTTTTCAGAGAACTCTTATCATCTAAGCTTATCCATAGATAAACTTATCCATAGATTAAAATGACATACTAACTCACGCATATAAATGAAGAAATTCATAGCCAACTTATAGGTTTCCTATAcagtttagattaaatatacatgcatataataATTATAGATAAGTTTATCTATGAATAAGCTTAAATGATGACGAGTTTAAGAGTTCTCTAGAAAACAGTAAGAAAGATCGAGAAAGAGAAGTCGGTGACTTCATGTGTGCCCTTCTGACAGCATTACTTAATGTTTCAGTTTTTGAGATGCCGAGAGACGTGGCTCACTAGGATTCTTGCGGATGTGGACCAGAAAATGCTTATGAGTATTTAAAAGGGATGATAAGCTGTCATAGGATGCATCTTTTTGATGTTGTTAACCAATATCGAGCAATTTTTTCTGATGATGCATCTGGAAGTGAAGAGAACTATGACGGTGGGCTTCTTTTTAGTTGAGCCATGCATCAGATTAGTTCAGACCTTAAAACTCTTTCATGCTCCCAAAGATAACAGAGGGTGAATCACTGTCAAGTATTCTGGATCAGTGTATGGTGAGAAAAATTTTCGTTTCTAACAAGATCATAGTCAATATCAGCTTGTATCAAAAGATTTCACTTTTTGAGCGAACTTGAAAGGTAATCTGGTTTCAGATTTGCAGTAATGCTACTCTAACACCACTTCATTTTAGAATGGGGTTAATTGTGCAAAAGAAACGCTGCTCCTAGGTGGCTGATTCATACCTCATGTGAAACAAGTAACTTTGTTGCTTCCAAATTTGGTAATAGTCtgttttgttctttgttgttgACACTTGACAGTATTGTGCAATAGGACTAGGTTGGGTTGGGCTGGATTTTCGAGGTTTGCTTCCATCTCTTTTTGAAGAGTAAATAAATAATCCTCTTTTTCTTGTTTCCCAAAACTGCGTTTTTCCTATATCTATGAGTAGTTACATTGATTTTTTTCGAAACTAAGGTGTTCATTTTGTCAATTGAAGTGATTAATTTTCTCGTCACGGTCTTCtctaaaaagataaataataagtaTGAAATGTGCTCCATTTTTATAAGTGGGAATCCAACCTCTATACGATTAAAGGAAGGATGAGGTGAGCAAATAACACAATATACCTCGTGATTAATTACATTGACTTTCACCCTTTACAGAACAGTGCTGAATATATTCTCAAGGAATATGAAAACAGCGGTTGATAACTCTCAAGAATGCGGGAGGAAGTCAAAGTTAGGAATTATTGTTTTATGATGTCCTCAGATGAGTTTACTTTGGCTAAGTGTTACAGTTTGGGCTCACAACTTTTTCTGAACAATCTACATTTTGTTGATTAGTAACTTCTTGTGTTACTCGGCTCCAGTTAGTTTTGGATTCACACCGTTGGGTTCCACTGCCAGCCGTTGGCTTTTCAGCAACAAGTATTAGTTCCATCTTATCTTATGGAACAGCGCCGGTTGCAGTGTTAATTAACAGTAAGTTTGATCCATGCTTCTCAAAATGCTCAGTCTTATTTCTTGAGTCATAGTTTTGAACATTCAAAGTTGGAGATCACTTCTAAATTCAAGCTAGTTTTATCCATAATACTCTTGTATTGAGTGCAAAGGCAAAAGAGAACCAGTTTTTGTGTCTTAAGTTAGACTTTTGATGTTGGACCATAAGGAATTGAGGTGTTTCCTGTGTATCTGTGTTTTTTCATTTGGTTTCTAGCTAAAACTAgaagaattatataaattatctGCAAAACTACAAACTATCGTGATAATTTTCATTCAGTTACTTGAATCTTGTGAGCaaaagctttttattttttatttgttgtaaATAAGGTGATTTTCGAATAAATTATTAATCTCTTCATTACAGATGCTTTCCGAATAAATAAATGGTTGAtcatgaaatattttcattacAGATGCTTTCCgaataaataaatggtgaaatatttttcattccatAAGTGGAAATTGACACGCTTTATTTCTTCTCTCCGGTGATTTGAGGTGTTTCTGTGGCATTGACTGAGCTACGTGCTTGTGCGCTAGTAAGTTTGAAGAAAGTTCTTGCTCAAGAATTAATTAAGGGGTTGCATTTGGATGCTCAGAGAAAACGAGTCTGGGCTTTTCCTCTCGCTTTGCCAAGCATTTATAGAGGTGCTTTCTAATGAAATTTGGCAGACTGTCCCCCCTGCCATTTCTCTTCACAAAGCATATTTGACAGCTTTCATGTAATTAAGTTCTCTTATTCATAGGTTGCTTTCCCACATAGTGCAACATGCTTTGGTCGTTGTTACCCTGGTGGAGCTGCTCTTATCATGGATGCTAAGAATTTATATGATGGATTTGGTCGCCTGTCGACAATCGCTTCATTGAAAGAACCTTCGAAACCAGTTCGTAACGTAGAAGAAAAGACCACTTCAGAAAATGGTGACTTTCGTCAGGCTGTTATGGAAAATGGTGTTGAACCCACAGGCACAATTGATGAAACGAGGATCTCAAATGCAGATGAGAAGGAAATAGAACAGTCCCATTTTGCAGATTGATGAAAAGCTTGGGGAAGTATCCTAGGTAGCgcatcatttaaaaattgttttacgtttaaccactcgatttttTATCTTAGAGGTTGGGGAAGTATCCTAGGTAGctcatcatttaaaaattcttttccttttaaccaCTCGGTTTTTTATCTTAGTTGTTTGTAATTATTGGTC
This sequence is a window from Gossypium raimondii isolate GPD5lz chromosome 5, ASM2569854v1, whole genome shotgun sequence. Protein-coding genes within it:
- the LOC105766750 gene encoding ENHANCER OF AG-4 protein 2: MVMGRVFQGSKWLKIGIMGMIMLARVTSEHEMGTPSDGSLCISECTTCPVICSPPPPSQLKSFSPPSPSVHDSPPEPDYIPPQLPDSQCSPPPLESVSLPSPSPPPPPPRPPSPPPPPAPSSYSSKASPPPPRFEYFYNAPNGQGPPAIVGPIQYPYPYYYVSKASPLSFQASLSLDPANHNLAMVMELQNGDIAVSLSASVASAMASLLPLASVSQQPYVSELLSFTLDRLHKDISLLFLNEKGTGASSS
- the LOC128032032 gene encoding conserved oligomeric Golgi complex subunit 8-like, whose amino-acid sequence is MLEVAVGNYRAFISAADALVAIKEEVPSINKHLESMITVIPNLTSGCTEFVESAEHILEKRKMNQTLLANHNVYEMAIMMKLWTWKHLFASSQPCTLRVGLDGRGAVRLAYFLSHATASLQYLISPPPLFLH